From a region of the Leptospira kmetyi serovar Malaysia str. Bejo-Iso9 genome:
- a CDS encoding TetR/AcrR family transcriptional regulator, whose protein sequence is MSGKEDILAITADLFYTNGYNNTGLAEILNKCNLAKTSLYHHFGSKAGLGLAYLEMMKEDLFKRIELWVNKRKSLGEYLSKWIWYIKKSIKENQFHGCPFAGFAYQLSKDDIELFTPKMEEISRDWMKLLSDFVSGLQKNGTVRKDLKAKDIAFEMLAIYQGHVTLWKLTKNMQHIEAMDRKFKELAKNVELGS, encoded by the coding sequence ATGTCGGGAAAAGAGGATATATTGGCCATCACGGCCGATTTATTTTATACGAACGGATACAATAACACCGGCTTGGCCGAAATTCTAAACAAATGCAATTTGGCGAAGACGAGTTTATACCATCATTTCGGATCCAAGGCGGGACTCGGGTTGGCGTATCTGGAGATGATGAAAGAGGATTTGTTTAAACGAATCGAACTCTGGGTAAACAAAAGAAAATCGCTCGGGGAATATTTGAGTAAATGGATCTGGTATATTAAGAAAAGTATCAAAGAGAATCAATTTCACGGTTGTCCCTTTGCCGGTTTCGCGTATCAACTTTCGAAAGACGATATCGAACTTTTTACTCCGAAGATGGAGGAAATCAGTCGGGATTGGATGAAACTACTTTCCGATTTCGTTTCCGGTTTGCAAAAGAACGGAACCGTTCGTAAGGATTTAAAAGCAAAGGATATCGCCTTCGAGATGCTCGCGATCTATCAAGGACACGTAACGTTGTGGAAACTAACGAAAAATATGCAACATATCGAAGCGATGGATCGTAAGTTCAAAGAACTTGCAAAGAATGTGGAACTCGGTTCTTGA
- a CDS encoding VOC family protein, with amino-acid sequence MALKRMDNVGIVVEDLEATIALFVELGLELEGQMRVEGSWADRVVGLNGMQVDIAMLRTPDGHSRLELSRFIKPEVIKPELRNAPVNTLGYSRVMFAVENIEDVLARLKTHGVQLVDQVQRYEDSYLLCYVRSPEGFIIALAEELK; translated from the coding sequence ATGGCTCTGAAGCGAATGGATAACGTAGGAATTGTCGTAGAGGATCTCGAAGCCACGATCGCTTTGTTCGTGGAACTCGGTTTGGAATTGGAAGGACAAATGCGAGTCGAAGGATCTTGGGCGGATCGAGTCGTAGGACTGAATGGTATGCAAGTGGATATCGCGATGTTGCGAACTCCGGACGGACACAGTCGATTAGAATTGTCGAGATTTATAAAACCCGAGGTTATCAAACCGGAACTCCGAAACGCGCCGGTAAACACTCTCGGATACAGTCGAGTTATGTTTGCGGTCGAGAACATCGAGGACGTTCTCGCACGTCTTAAAACTCATGGAGTTCAACTCGTAGATCAAGTACAAAGATATGAGGATAGTTATCTGCTTTGTTACGTTCGTAGTCCGGAAGGTTTTATCATCGCGTTAGCCGAGGAACTCAAGTAA
- a CDS encoding DUF2200 domain-containing protein — MENHKIFTMSFASVYPLYVKKAEKKGRTQSEVDQIIFWLTGYDEKSLRKLLKDKINFEEFFDRAPRLNENVSSIKGMICGYRIEEMEEGLMKKIRYLDKLVDELAKGKAMEKILRK; from the coding sequence ATGGAAAACCATAAAATTTTTACGATGTCCTTCGCCAGTGTTTATCCTCTGTATGTGAAAAAAGCGGAAAAAAAAGGACGCACTCAATCCGAAGTCGATCAGATCATCTTTTGGCTTACCGGTTACGATGAAAAATCCTTACGAAAACTTCTGAAGGACAAAATCAACTTCGAGGAATTTTTCGATCGTGCGCCCCGCTTAAACGAAAACGTCTCCTCGATCAAAGGAATGATTTGCGGCTATAGAATCGAAGAGATGGAAGAAGGACTTATGAAAAAGATCCGTTACCTCGACAAGCTGGTCGATGAGTTGGCCAAAGGAAAGGCAATGGAAAAGATATTACGAAAATAA
- a CDS encoding cytochrome c3 family protein: MNNRALKLSVPLIALAAVAYLIFSPSKYVGYAPDQPIPFNHKIHAGDNKIDCKYCHTGVETSAHATVPSSSTCMNCHSLVATSKPLIKKLAKSYNDNKPIEWIKVHDMPDHVQFNHSRHISRGVDCSQCHGNVAEMVKVKQVASLNMGYCVDCHRENNAPTDCSTCHR; the protein is encoded by the coding sequence ATGAATAACAGAGCACTGAAACTTTCGGTACCGCTCATTGCCCTCGCGGCCGTAGCGTATCTGATTTTCTCTCCCTCCAAGTATGTTGGGTATGCGCCCGATCAGCCTATACCCTTTAATCACAAGATACATGCCGGAGATAATAAGATAGACTGTAAATACTGTCACACCGGGGTAGAAACCTCAGCACACGCAACAGTCCCATCCTCTTCCACTTGCATGAACTGCCACTCTCTGGTAGCAACCTCCAAACCTCTGATCAAGAAACTCGCTAAGTCGTATAACGACAATAAGCCGATCGAATGGATCAAAGTTCATGACATGCCTGACCACGTTCAGTTCAATCACTCTCGTCACATTTCGAGAGGAGTGGATTGTTCTCAGTGTCACGGTAACGTAGCGGAGATGGTCAAAGTGAAACAAGTAGCGTCCCTTAACATGGGATACTGCGTGGATTGTCACAGAGAGAACAACGCACCGACCGACTGTTCAACCTGCCACAGATAA
- the lsa16 gene encoding E-cadherin-binding lipoprotein adhesin Lsa16, translating to MKKNLKLTVLLTSMALFLGACSKLAQVTNHKNCDPSLVNPSLEPTVPIFAEADATSAVKERIAPGSVVRVYDYRNHQANPKPFVRVKTEKSEGWINPRCLVVGQDPSKSVFTWGYSKDYIHFYNPEDHEHYPNGYEFPDYASLPKDKVPLAELAPELKK from the coding sequence ATGAAAAAGAATTTAAAACTGACCGTTCTCTTAACAAGTATGGCTCTTTTTTTGGGAGCCTGTTCGAAACTCGCGCAGGTTACCAATCATAAGAATTGCGATCCTTCTTTAGTAAATCCTTCTCTGGAACCTACCGTTCCGATTTTTGCCGAAGCGGATGCAACATCCGCGGTTAAGGAAAGAATCGCTCCGGGTTCCGTTGTAAGAGTTTACGATTATAGAAATCATCAAGCAAATCCGAAACCTTTCGTTCGTGTGAAAACCGAAAAGAGCGAAGGGTGGATCAACCCCCGTTGTTTAGTTGTGGGTCAGGATCCTTCCAAGTCCGTTTTTACTTGGGGATACAGCAAAGATTATATCCACTTTTACAATCCTGAAGATCACGAACATTATCCGAACGGATACGAATTCCCGGATTATGCTTCGCTTCCTAAGGATAAGGTTCCTTTGGCAGAACTTGCGCCTGAACTGAAAAAGTAA
- a CDS encoding DUF3341 domain-containing protein has protein sequence MYKPHKEQFHTFEETSSGVFGLFDSPAEIISAAQKTKEKNYTGFDCFTPYPVHGLDDAMGVPRSGLPWVTFFMGLFGCTVGFGMQYLTHKFDWPINISGKNLNAWFAYIPITFEFTVFMAGVGTAAAMFFLTRLPKVNRRVLHPDITTDKFALWIPSSSKGYKEDEVVNFIKGLGGKNVEVVK, from the coding sequence ATGTATAAACCTCATAAAGAACAATTTCATACGTTCGAAGAAACAAGCTCGGGAGTATTCGGGCTTTTCGACAGCCCCGCGGAGATCATCTCTGCGGCGCAAAAAACCAAAGAGAAGAATTATACCGGCTTCGATTGTTTCACTCCGTATCCGGTTCACGGATTGGACGACGCGATGGGAGTTCCCCGTTCCGGTCTTCCTTGGGTTACATTCTTCATGGGACTTTTCGGATGCACCGTGGGTTTCGGAATGCAGTATCTGACTCACAAGTTCGATTGGCCCATCAATATCTCCGGTAAAAACCTGAACGCATGGTTCGCGTATATTCCGATTACGTTCGAATTCACCGTGTTTATGGCCGGTGTGGGAACCGCTGCGGCGATGTTCTTCCTAACAAGGCTTCCGAAAGTAAATCGGAGAGTTTTGCATCCGGACATCACTACGGACAAGTTCGCACTCTGGATTCCTTCCTCTTCCAAAGGTTATAAGGAAGACGAAGTGGTGAACTTCATCAAGGGTCTCGGCGGAAAAAACGTCGAGGTTGTGAAATAG
- a CDS encoding endonuclease/exonuclease/phosphatase family protein, whose translation MHKIKIRSLQRILLSILLFFAVLLSPKSLKAQDSRVRIASFNAMFLYDEIGDEKKSPQGRIPRKKSDFEKIRTHLSKIDPDIIALQEVENEEAIWKILPKSFSCSLTKKVVGYDQRVGICWKNKFRAVDAAPFSILSIEPGLRSGVEAILFIGKKEYSFLSVHLKAGNSKRDRNLRSKQLLVLNEILKTKKNYFLLGDMNSPLGKDNRSWNLLAQNLNLKNPGRYAKQSCWGHKDLIDLILTNVDTGGSKLKQVPFSEDDGSFDGDPAEEQGLSDHCPVVLDVRLGE comes from the coding sequence ATGCACAAAATTAAGATCCGCTCCTTGCAAAGAATTCTTTTGTCGATTCTTCTTTTTTTTGCAGTGCTCCTTAGTCCTAAGTCGCTTAAGGCACAGGATTCTCGGGTGAGAATCGCAAGTTTTAACGCGATGTTTCTCTATGATGAGATCGGAGATGAGAAAAAATCGCCCCAAGGAAGGATTCCTAGAAAGAAATCCGACTTCGAAAAAATCAGAACGCACCTTTCCAAGATCGATCCCGATATCATCGCTCTCCAAGAAGTGGAAAATGAAGAAGCGATTTGGAAAATTCTGCCGAAATCTTTTTCCTGTTCTCTCACAAAGAAAGTCGTCGGATACGATCAAAGGGTCGGGATCTGTTGGAAAAACAAATTCCGCGCAGTGGACGCGGCTCCATTTTCCATTCTTTCGATTGAACCTGGCTTGAGAAGCGGAGTGGAAGCGATTCTTTTCATCGGAAAGAAAGAATATTCCTTTTTGAGCGTTCATCTGAAAGCCGGAAACTCGAAGAGAGACAGAAATCTTAGATCGAAACAACTCCTCGTCTTAAACGAAATTTTAAAAACAAAGAAGAATTATTTTCTTCTGGGAGATATGAATTCTCCTCTCGGCAAGGACAATCGGTCCTGGAATCTTCTGGCGCAAAACCTGAATTTAAAGAATCCGGGACGTTATGCGAAACAGAGCTGCTGGGGACACAAGGATCTGATCGATTTGATTTTGACGAACGTCGATACGGGCGGCTCGAAGCTCAAGCAGGTTCCGTTTTCGGAAGACGACGGAAGTTTCGACGGCGATCCCGCCGAGGAACAAGGTCTTTCCGATCATTGTCCGGTCGTGTTGGACGTGCGTTTGGGAGAATGA
- the nrfD gene encoding NrfD/PsrC family molybdoenzyme membrane anchor subunit — translation MSNAVKEALDIQPLVTGGKSVRDVTEDILRPVEAFPTSLWWKAFLLVLTITVIDLGIIGYLMWEGLYILGINNPVAWGFFIVNFVFWIGIGHAGTLISAVLYLFRQEWRTGINRAAEAMTIFAVLTAASNLIIHIGRPWVGFWLFPYPNERGPLWVNFRSPLIWDTFAVSTYLTISLVFWYIGLIPDIAAVRDRSKGEMKRKIYDILSLGWVGSNKAWSHLEMVAMILAALSTPLVLSVHTIVSFDFAVSILPGWHTTIFPPYFVAGAIFSGFAMVVTLMVIAREVFNLKDYITMKHLENMNKVIMVTGLIVGLAYSTEFFMAWYSGNEYEGFTFVNRAFGPYGWAYFIMFSCNVFSPQVFWWKKLRTNIPVMFIISIIVNIGMWFERYVIVMTTHADFLPSSWDMYIPTVYDFMMLIGTFGIFFTLFLLFCRIMPVIAVAEVKTVMPHKDGGHH, via the coding sequence ATGTCCAACGCAGTCAAAGAAGCCCTGGATATCCAGCCTCTCGTAACCGGCGGTAAGTCGGTTCGGGACGTTACCGAGGATATCTTAAGACCGGTCGAAGCGTTCCCCACTTCTCTGTGGTGGAAGGCTTTCCTTCTGGTTCTTACCATTACCGTTATCGACTTAGGTATCATCGGATACCTGATGTGGGAAGGTCTCTACATTCTCGGGATCAACAATCCCGTGGCTTGGGGATTCTTCATCGTAAACTTCGTATTCTGGATCGGGATCGGTCACGCCGGAACCCTGATTTCAGCCGTTCTTTATCTGTTCCGCCAAGAATGGAGAACCGGGATCAACCGCGCCGCAGAAGCGATGACCATCTTCGCCGTATTAACCGCCGCTTCCAACCTGATCATCCACATCGGAAGACCTTGGGTGGGATTCTGGTTATTCCCGTATCCGAACGAAAGAGGACCTCTTTGGGTGAACTTCCGTTCTCCTCTGATTTGGGATACGTTCGCGGTTTCGACCTACTTAACGATCTCTCTCGTGTTCTGGTATATCGGTTTGATTCCGGATATCGCGGCCGTAAGAGACCGTTCCAAAGGAGAAATGAAACGTAAGATTTACGACATTCTTTCCTTAGGTTGGGTCGGTTCCAACAAGGCTTGGTCTCATTTGGAAATGGTGGCGATGATCCTCGCGGCTCTTTCCACTCCTCTGGTTCTTTCGGTTCACACGATCGTATCCTTCGACTTCGCGGTTTCCATTCTTCCCGGATGGCATACTACGATCTTCCCTCCTTACTTCGTGGCAGGAGCGATTTTCTCGGGGTTCGCAATGGTTGTGACTCTGATGGTAATCGCAAGAGAAGTGTTCAACCTGAAAGACTACATCACCATGAAACACTTGGAAAACATGAACAAGGTCATCATGGTAACCGGTTTGATCGTGGGTCTCGCTTACTCCACCGAGTTTTTTATGGCTTGGTATTCCGGTAACGAATACGAAGGTTTTACTTTCGTAAACAGAGCGTTCGGTCCTTACGGTTGGGCGTATTTCATCATGTTTAGCTGTAACGTGTTTTCTCCACAGGTATTCTGGTGGAAAAAACTCAGAACCAATATCCCGGTTATGTTTATCATTTCCATCATCGTAAACATCGGTATGTGGTTCGAAAGATATGTGATCGTTATGACGACTCACGCGGACTTCCTTCCTTCCAGCTGGGATATGTATATCCCAACCGTTTACGACTTCATGATGCTCATCGGAACGTTCGGAATCTTCTTCACGTTGTTCCTTCTGTTCTGCAGAATCATGCCGGTTATCGCGGTTGCGGAAGTTAAAACCGTTATGCCTCACAAAGACGGAGGACACCACTGA
- a CDS encoding alpha/beta fold hydrolase, with translation MSEKEKKGIVEEFDLNINGSFVKIAKLKNEYADRPYLVFLHDSLGCIALWREFPFLLAEKNQYNALVYDRIGYGKSGPFTEKKRDHSYLEKEADILYQILQTLHLKKTILFGHSDGGSISLIAAAKYPESIAGVVTEGAHVLVEEITLNGIREAVESYRTTKLKQVLEKYHSDKTDDVFKAWSETWLSDTFRNWNIERFLPSIQCPVMAIQGEKDEYGSEDQVDSIVNQVSGKSFKRMIPDVKHSPHKEAPNLILEETSEFLRDLSP, from the coding sequence ATGAGTGAGAAAGAAAAAAAGGGAATCGTGGAAGAATTCGATCTAAACATAAACGGCTCTTTCGTAAAAATCGCAAAGTTGAAAAACGAATACGCCGATCGGCCCTATCTCGTCTTTTTGCACGATTCTTTGGGCTGTATCGCGCTTTGGAGAGAGTTTCCGTTTTTGTTGGCGGAAAAAAATCAATACAACGCGCTCGTATACGATCGAATCGGTTACGGGAAATCGGGTCCGTTCACCGAGAAAAAACGGGATCATTCTTATTTGGAAAAGGAAGCCGATATTCTTTATCAAATTCTACAAACGTTACATCTTAAAAAAACGATTCTATTCGGACACAGCGACGGAGGTTCCATCTCCTTAATCGCAGCCGCAAAATATCCCGAATCGATCGCGGGAGTCGTTACGGAAGGCGCGCACGTTTTAGTGGAAGAGATCACGCTCAATGGAATCCGCGAAGCCGTGGAATCGTATCGAACCACAAAATTAAAACAGGTATTGGAAAAATATCATTCCGATAAGACGGACGACGTTTTCAAAGCCTGGTCCGAAACGTGGCTTTCGGATACATTCAGAAATTGGAATATTGAGCGTTTCTTGCCTTCCATTCAATGCCCCGTGATGGCGATCCAAGGGGAGAAGGACGAATACGGAAGCGAAGATCAAGTCGATTCGATCGTAAATCAAGTCTCCGGAAAATCCTTTAAGAGAATGATCCCCGACGTAAAACACAGTCCGCACAAAGAAGCTCCGAATCTCATTCTCGAAGAAACAAGCGAATTTCTGCGGGATCTTTCTCCGTAA
- a CDS encoding c-type cytochrome, with protein sequence MKYYKSLIFLLAAVLLWNCESKTPPLEYFPDMADSPAREAQEEDPIAHDGAASRIPPKGAVPVNYYPYEYLGLDVTQLPNKGLSNPFKNDLANLQKGEAKYQTYCSPCHGVRGAGNGTIVGPAPRIGFPVPAVISPKIQGYSDGQIYHVMTAGWGRMKSYASQVSPEDRWKIVLYVRKLQEYDNRTKKDVARN encoded by the coding sequence ATGAAATATTACAAATCTCTAATTTTTCTTTTGGCCGCTGTTCTTCTTTGGAACTGCGAGTCCAAAACGCCTCCTCTGGAATACTTTCCGGATATGGCGGATTCTCCGGCGAGAGAAGCTCAGGAAGAAGATCCGATCGCACACGACGGCGCGGCTTCCAGAATTCCTCCGAAAGGAGCGGTTCCGGTGAATTATTATCCATACGAGTATCTCGGATTGGATGTAACACAATTACCGAATAAAGGACTTTCTAATCCTTTTAAAAACGATTTAGCCAATCTCCAAAAGGGAGAGGCTAAATACCAAACCTATTGTTCCCCTTGCCACGGAGTAAGAGGAGCGGGGAATGGAACCATCGTAGGTCCGGCTCCAAGAATCGGTTTTCCGGTTCCTGCCGTGATTTCTCCTAAGATCCAAGGATATTCCGACGGACAGATCTATCACGTGATGACCGCGGGTTGGGGAAGAATGAAAAGCTACGCTTCTCAAGTTTCTCCGGAAGACCGCTGGAAGATCGTTCTCTACGTGAGAAAACTCCAGGAATACGACAACAGAACAAAAAAAGACGTGGCTAGGAATTAA
- a CDS encoding TAT-variant-translocated molybdopterin oxidoreductase → MDQKNFQKEKKAHWLSYDLRDKDEEVKEMQKSEFFTSPDPLIARIKSGEFDRKSFLKLMGAGVAMTSLNCIRKPVEKIVPYVDLNKADENAQYDFVKHGHSYYYASVFAGTGILVKARDGRPLKLEGNPDHPVSQGALSAAGQASIFDLYDPDRAQNPATIEGGVEVKSDWATIDAKVKAVLAANKGKTVVVTKPLDSPSTKAIIGDFIRTVGGGKHYEISLTSAEDVVAKGQAASYGKALIPNYHFDLANVILSIDCDFMGNWLSPEEHQKDFSKRRNLRNGAKDVNLYVAAESIPTMSGSNADLRLPIRPGDQTKLALAIAAALGELGANTKDALGGETVASLSSSLGVSEDSIRKTAKALWSNKGKSLVVAGSLAASTKDAVDLQILVNLLNSVLENDGKTVDHSSPKKEGVADYSNNLNSLASELKQTKVGVLFVNDVNLVYQAGEEWKNLLHQAALVVALTDRADETALAANVLATTTHFLESWGDAEVTKGIFSIQQPAVRPLFNSRSFEDSLIAFAGGSLGGESSFYEYVKNSWTKKLGSKQRWEDLLRAGTTLKASERKKVAGSSRNFNRSSLKKIASSSAGLKLALYETSAIGDGRAANNAHLQELPDPVTKVTWDNYILISPALAKEKGISSNDVLVLKTANKTIELPAQIQPGMHKEAIGIAVGYGRTAAGAVGTGVGKNAYGLSENGIYSGIAVTSLEKTGKTYKLACTQHHHMLSPGFGYPNRPIVQSTSIEEYRKDPASGKAPSEIPQILKDGKLVNATGANPVYAYPGYKWGMSIDLSSCTGCGSCVIACQVENNIPVVGRDEVRVGREMHWLRIDRYYIGEPDQPETLQVAHQPMLCQQCDNAPCETVCPVLATVHSSEGINDMVYNRCVGTRYCSNNCPYKVRRFNWMQHWYNGAEGSKAPRYLGLNPEVAVRGRGVMEKCNFCSHKIAEAKIAAKNEGRVLKDGEVKTACQQSCAADAISFGNTNDKDSEVAKLSSSPRSFRVLEYLNVGPQVAYLTRVRSSI, encoded by the coding sequence ATGGATCAAAAAAATTTCCAAAAAGAAAAGAAGGCTCACTGGCTGTCTTACGATCTGAGAGACAAAGACGAAGAAGTCAAAGAGATGCAGAAGTCCGAATTCTTCACTTCTCCCGATCCTTTGATCGCGAGAATCAAATCCGGAGAATTCGATCGTAAATCCTTTTTAAAACTGATGGGCGCGGGAGTCGCGATGACTTCCTTAAACTGTATCCGCAAGCCCGTTGAGAAAATCGTTCCTTACGTGGATCTCAACAAAGCGGACGAAAACGCTCAATACGATTTCGTGAAACACGGACATTCCTACTACTACGCTTCCGTTTTTGCGGGAACCGGTATTCTCGTTAAAGCGAGGGACGGTCGTCCTTTAAAACTGGAAGGAAATCCGGATCACCCGGTTTCTCAAGGCGCTCTGAGCGCCGCGGGTCAGGCTTCCATCTTCGATCTTTACGATCCGGATAGAGCGCAAAACCCGGCGACCATCGAAGGCGGAGTCGAAGTTAAATCCGACTGGGCTACGATCGACGCAAAAGTAAAAGCGGTTCTTGCGGCTAACAAAGGTAAGACGGTTGTCGTAACAAAACCTCTGGATTCTCCTTCTACAAAGGCGATCATCGGAGATTTTATCCGCACTGTAGGCGGTGGTAAACACTACGAGATTTCTCTTACTTCCGCGGAAGACGTCGTTGCAAAAGGGCAGGCCGCTTCTTACGGCAAGGCTCTGATTCCGAACTATCATTTCGATCTCGCAAACGTGATTCTTTCCATCGATTGCGATTTTATGGGGAACTGGCTTTCTCCCGAAGAACACCAAAAGGATTTCTCCAAAAGAAGAAACCTTCGTAACGGCGCAAAAGACGTAAACCTCTACGTTGCGGCCGAATCGATTCCTACGATGTCCGGTTCCAACGCGGATCTTCGTCTTCCGATTCGTCCCGGCGATCAGACTAAACTCGCTCTCGCGATTGCGGCGGCTCTCGGCGAACTCGGCGCGAACACGAAGGACGCTCTCGGCGGTGAAACCGTAGCAAGCCTTTCTTCTTCTCTCGGTGTAAGCGAAGACAGCATCCGCAAAACCGCAAAGGCTCTTTGGTCGAACAAAGGAAAGTCCCTCGTGGTTGCGGGAAGTCTTGCGGCTTCCACAAAAGACGCGGTGGATCTTCAAATCCTCGTAAACCTTCTCAACAGCGTTCTGGAAAACGACGGCAAAACCGTGGATCATTCCAGCCCGAAAAAAGAAGGCGTTGCGGATTATTCCAACAATCTAAATTCTTTAGCTTCCGAGCTGAAACAAACCAAGGTCGGAGTTCTTTTCGTAAACGACGTAAACCTGGTTTATCAAGCCGGAGAAGAATGGAAGAATCTTCTTCACCAAGCGGCTTTGGTCGTGGCTCTCACGGATCGTGCGGACGAAACCGCTCTTGCGGCTAACGTTCTTGCGACCACCACGCACTTCCTCGAATCTTGGGGAGACGCCGAAGTTACGAAGGGAATTTTCTCCATTCAACAACCTGCGGTTCGTCCGTTGTTCAACTCTCGTTCTTTCGAAGACAGCTTGATCGCGTTTGCGGGCGGTTCGCTCGGCGGAGAATCCAGCTTCTACGAATACGTGAAGAATTCTTGGACTAAAAAACTCGGTTCGAAACAAAGATGGGAAGACCTCTTAAGAGCGGGAACGACGCTCAAGGCTTCCGAGCGCAAGAAAGTCGCGGGTTCTTCCAGAAACTTCAACCGTTCTTCTCTCAAAAAGATCGCTTCTTCTTCGGCGGGATTAAAACTCGCGTTGTATGAAACATCCGCGATCGGAGACGGTAGAGCCGCGAACAACGCGCATCTTCAAGAACTTCCGGACCCGGTGACCAAGGTTACTTGGGACAACTACATTCTTATTTCTCCCGCTCTTGCAAAAGAAAAGGGAATCTCTTCCAACGACGTTCTGGTTTTAAAAACCGCAAACAAAACGATCGAACTTCCGGCGCAGATCCAACCGGGTATGCACAAAGAAGCGATCGGTATCGCGGTCGGTTACGGTAGAACGGCGGCGGGTGCGGTCGGAACCGGAGTCGGTAAGAACGCTTACGGTCTTTCCGAAAACGGAATCTATTCCGGTATCGCCGTTACTTCTTTGGAAAAAACGGGTAAAACTTACAAGCTCGCTTGCACTCAACACCACCACATGTTGTCTCCGGGTTTCGGTTATCCGAATCGTCCAATCGTTCAATCCACTTCGATCGAAGAATATCGCAAAGACCCTGCTTCCGGCAAGGCTCCGTCCGAAATTCCTCAGATTCTCAAAGACGGTAAACTCGTAAACGCTACGGGTGCAAATCCGGTTTACGCATATCCTGGTTACAAGTGGGGAATGAGCATCGATCTTTCCTCTTGCACCGGTTGTGGTTCTTGTGTGATCGCTTGCCAAGTGGAGAATAACATTCCGGTCGTAGGTCGCGACGAGGTTCGTGTCGGCCGCGAAATGCACTGGCTCCGAATCGACCGTTATTATATCGGCGAACCGGATCAACCTGAAACTCTTCAAGTAGCTCACCAACCGATGCTTTGCCAACAGTGCGACAACGCTCCTTGCGAAACCGTTTGTCCGGTTCTCGCAACCGTTCACAGTTCCGAAGGGATCAACGACATGGTTTACAACCGTTGTGTGGGAACTCGTTACTGCTCGAACAACTGTCCTTACAAAGTAAGACGTTTTAACTGGATGCAACACTGGTATAACGGAGCGGAAGGTTCCAAAGCTCCTCGTTACTTGGGACTCAATCCCGAGGTTGCGGTTCGTGGTCGCGGGGTTATGGAAAAATGTAACTTCTGTTCCCACAAAATCGCGGAAGCGAAGATCGCGGCTAAAAACGAAGGCCGTGTTCTGAAAGACGGAGAAGTTAAAACCGCATGCCAACAAAGTTGTGCGGCGGATGCGATCAGCTTTGGTAACACCAACGATAAGGATTCGGAAGTTGCGAAACTTTCTTCCAGCCCGAGATCCTTCCGTGTCCTCGAATATCTGAACGTCGGTCCTCAGGTCGCTTACCTGACCCGGGTCAGAAGCTCAATTTAA
- a CDS encoding MepB family protein, whose amino-acid sequence MQSQTTTSKKLPAILNEVRLLFSKNCDLEIEDYRIEKESDDYNAASFALNNKQVVFRLAKITPKKIGMFVTLWKRNKNGITAPYHKKDKVDLVVIEVRKSNRVGHFVFNKEILIEKGIFTANKEGKRGFRIYPSWESPSSKQALASQVWQSRYFFENHKIDPNDTLRLRELLNLKS is encoded by the coding sequence ATGCAGAGTCAAACAACGACCTCAAAAAAACTTCCTGCGATTTTAAACGAAGTACGATTGTTATTCTCCAAAAACTGCGATCTGGAAATCGAAGATTATCGGATCGAAAAGGAAAGCGACGATTACAATGCGGCGTCTTTCGCCTTAAATAATAAACAAGTCGTCTTCCGATTGGCAAAAATTACTCCAAAGAAAATCGGAATGTTCGTTACTCTTTGGAAAAGAAATAAGAATGGGATCACCGCGCCTTATCACAAAAAAGATAAGGTCGATCTTGTCGTCATTGAAGTTCGAAAATCGAATCGAGTCGGGCACTTCGTATTTAACAAAGAGATTCTGATCGAAAAAGGGATTTTCACCGCAAACAAAGAAGGGAAGAGGGGATTTCGAATTTATCCTTCTTGGGAATCGCCGTCCAGTAAACAAGCGCTTGCGTCTCAAGTTTGGCAGTCACGGTATTTCTTCGAAAATCATAAAATAGATCCAAACGATACTTTGCGACTTCGGGAATTGTTGAATCTTAAATCTTGA